A genome region from Nitrospira sp. includes the following:
- the gyrA gene encoding DNA gyrase subunit A, with protein sequence MPPDERLGQIAIEDEMRSSYLDYAMSVIVGRALPDVRDGLKPVHRRILHGMNEMGLAANRPYRKSAKIVGEIMGNYHPHGDSAIYDTLVRMAQNFNMRYMLVDGQGNYGSMDGDAAAAMRYTEARLTKLAEELLADIEKETVDFGPNYDESRVEPLVLPSRVPNLLVNGAGGIAVGYATNIPTHNLGEVIEGLLLLLENPDVTIAQLMKKIPGPDFPTAGFIYGTAGIKDAYETGRGLLTVRAKVAIETDERTDRERLIITEIPYQVNKSKLIEKIADLAQEDRVTGISDIRDESDREGVRVVIELKRNEIPLVVLNNLYKHSQLQTTFGVNMLALVNNRPEVLNLKRILAAFVEHRREVVVRRTAYDLRKAEERAHILEGLKIALDNLDAVIALIRRSQSPDVARTGLMQQFRLSEIQANAILEMRLQRLTQLERDKLVEEYREVLKTIEYLRSILGSEALVRKIIRDELIEIKEKYQDDRRTKIVKEEAELTLEDLIAEEEVVVTISHAGYIKRNAVTLYRAQRRGGKGKIAMGIKEEDFVETLFTASTHDALLFFTDAGKVYWLKVHEIPEASRAAKGKALVNLLALSKDEKVTASLPVKEFRADRFIIMGTKLGVIKKTELSAYSNPRQGGIIALSLDAGDKLIGVDLTDGQREILLGTKQGITIRFKEEDVRAMGRTAHGVRGITLEPGDEVIGMETITPDSTTAILTVTEGGYGKRTPVNEYRVQGRGGKGIISVKTTERNGPAVGFLQVRDEDEIMLMAAQGKVLRCKVDDIREIGRNTQGVRLLDMDGDEDRVVAVVRLVEREEVVPEEGES encoded by the coding sequence ATGCCGCCAGATGAACGCTTAGGACAGATTGCGATCGAAGACGAGATGCGCTCGTCGTATCTCGATTACGCCATGAGCGTGATCGTCGGTCGCGCGCTCCCCGACGTGCGGGACGGATTGAAGCCGGTGCACCGGCGCATTCTGCACGGCATGAACGAAATGGGGCTGGCGGCGAACCGGCCGTACAGAAAGTCGGCCAAGATCGTCGGTGAGATCATGGGTAATTACCACCCCCATGGCGATTCGGCGATTTACGATACCCTCGTGCGCATGGCGCAGAATTTCAATATGCGCTACATGCTCGTCGACGGACAGGGCAATTACGGCTCCATGGATGGTGACGCCGCCGCCGCCATGCGATATACCGAAGCCCGTTTGACCAAACTGGCCGAAGAATTGCTGGCGGATATCGAAAAAGAGACCGTCGATTTCGGCCCAAACTACGATGAGTCCCGTGTCGAGCCGCTGGTCTTGCCGTCCCGGGTGCCGAACCTACTGGTGAACGGCGCCGGGGGAATCGCCGTCGGGTATGCCACCAACATTCCCACGCACAATTTGGGCGAAGTGATTGAAGGACTGCTCCTGTTGCTGGAGAACCCCGATGTCACCATCGCGCAGTTGATGAAGAAAATCCCGGGGCCCGACTTCCCGACCGCCGGATTTATTTATGGCACGGCGGGGATTAAGGATGCCTATGAGACCGGACGCGGATTGTTGACGGTTCGCGCGAAGGTGGCGATTGAAACGGATGAACGAACGGACCGGGAACGACTGATCATCACCGAGATTCCCTATCAGGTGAACAAGTCCAAGTTGATCGAGAAGATTGCCGACCTGGCGCAGGAGGATCGCGTCACGGGCATTTCCGATATCCGAGACGAGTCGGACCGCGAGGGCGTCCGTGTCGTGATCGAGCTGAAGCGGAACGAGATCCCGCTCGTGGTGCTGAACAACCTCTACAAGCACAGCCAGCTGCAGACCACCTTCGGCGTCAACATGCTGGCGCTCGTCAACAACCGGCCCGAGGTGCTGAACCTCAAGCGTATCCTGGCGGCCTTTGTCGAGCACCGGCGCGAAGTGGTGGTGCGGCGCACGGCCTATGACTTGCGCAAGGCAGAGGAGCGCGCCCATATCCTGGAAGGCCTCAAGATCGCGCTGGATAACTTGGATGCCGTGATCGCGCTCATCCGTCGTTCGCAATCTCCGGATGTGGCCCGCACAGGCTTGATGCAGCAGTTCCGGCTGTCGGAAATCCAGGCCAATGCCATTCTCGAAATGCGCCTCCAGCGGCTCACGCAACTGGAGCGCGACAAACTCGTGGAAGAGTATCGCGAAGTGCTGAAGACCATCGAGTATCTGCGCTCCATCCTCGGCAGCGAGGCCTTGGTGCGGAAGATCATCCGTGACGAACTGATCGAGATCAAAGAGAAGTATCAGGACGACCGGCGCACCAAGATCGTCAAGGAAGAAGCCGAGCTGACCCTCGAAGACCTGATTGCCGAAGAAGAAGTCGTCGTGACGATTTCCCATGCCGGGTACATCAAGCGGAACGCAGTCACGCTGTACCGGGCACAGCGGCGGGGCGGCAAGGGCAAGATTGCGATGGGGATCAAGGAAGAGGATTTCGTCGAGACCCTCTTTACGGCGTCCACGCACGACGCACTGCTGTTCTTTACCGATGCCGGCAAGGTCTATTGGCTCAAGGTGCATGAAATTCCAGAAGCCAGCCGCGCGGCAAAGGGCAAAGCGCTGGTGAACCTGTTGGCACTCTCGAAGGATGAGAAGGTCACGGCGTCGCTGCCGGTGAAGGAGTTCCGGGCCGATCGCTTCATCATCATGGGGACCAAGTTGGGCGTCATCAAGAAGACGGAACTGTCGGCCTACAGCAATCCGCGCCAAGGTGGCATCATTGCGCTCTCGCTCGATGCGGGCGACAAGCTGATCGGTGTGGATCTGACCGACGGCCAACGCGAGATTTTATTGGGCACGAAGCAGGGGATCACCATCCGGTTTAAGGAAGAAGATGTGCGCGCCATGGGACGTACGGCCCACGGGGTACGCGGCATCACCCTTGAGCCCGGCGATGAAGTCATCGGAATGGAGACGATTACGCCGGATTCGACCACGGCGATCCTCACCGTGACCGAAGGCGGCTATGGTAAACGGACCCCGGTGAACGAATATCGCGTGCAGGGCCGCGGCGGCAAAGGCATCATCAGCGTCAAGACCACGGAGCGGAACGGGCCGGCCGTCGGCTTCCTCCAGGTCCGGGACGAGGATGAGATCATGTTGATGGCGGCGCAGGGGAAAGTGCTGCGCTGCAAGGTCGACGATATCCGTGAAATCGGACGCAACACCCAAGGCGTCCGCCTGCTCGATATGGATGGAGATGAGGATCGTGTGGTCGCCGTCGTGAGACTGGTCGAACGCGAAGAAGTAGTGCCCGAAGAGGGCGAGTCATGA
- a CDS encoding DUF721 domain-containing protein gives MRGQSRLDSLGSILAGVAHRLGLESKLFEARLRRQWSDIVGEPIAAHTRPDQIRFKKLYVLVHNSVWLQQLTFLKPVLLEKVNGMAGQPLVTEIVLRVGEFPADHSSTVAGAAFPDPPAVQPSLQLLQEATLHTQGIQDQALREHLITLMAQALSQPAPPPRSSRQSP, from the coding sequence TGGCCGGTGTTGCTCACAGGTTGGGCCTGGAGAGCAAACTGTTCGAAGCGCGCTTGCGACGCCAGTGGTCGGACATCGTGGGCGAGCCGATCGCGGCCCACACGCGTCCCGACCAGATCCGGTTCAAAAAACTATACGTCCTGGTCCATAATTCAGTGTGGTTGCAGCAACTCACGTTCCTCAAACCGGTCCTCTTGGAGAAGGTGAATGGAATGGCGGGGCAACCGCTGGTCACGGAGATCGTCTTGCGTGTCGGGGAGTTTCCGGCAGACCATTCGTCGACCGTAGCCGGTGCGGCTTTTCCAGATCCGCCTGCCGTTCAGCCATCCCTTCAGCTCCTCCAGGAAGCCACGCTCCACACGCAAGGCATTCAAGACCAGGCTCTGCGAGAACACCTGATTACGCTCATGGCGCAGGCGTTGAGTCAGCCGGCCCCTCCGCCGCGTTCCTCACGACAGTCCCCTTGA